Proteins encoded by one window of Bacteroidia bacterium:
- a CDS encoding T9SS type A sorting domain-containing protein has product MVVLLWPVALDFLHPEDEIYVIRTNAYGDTLWTRTYDKSTSDVAMSIQQTSDSNFIIAAITYDTTFYKNNTYLIKIDSLGDTLWTKQHYSLDAIEIYSLQQTKDNGFVGVGTIFNGVPLHGYLHLFKANSNGDLEWTKQFGSPPGALGTFVRQTKDGGYIISGQTFGSTGAKAYIIKTDSTGNVLTGLNHPERNNPVCFSVYPNPSSGNFTFQFKGIPKKRAELRIYNIMNQCVYTGTLSSYKKESVDLHHLSNGIYIATLYYGARTVSEKVIIHK; this is encoded by the coding sequence ATGGTGGTTTTATTATGGCCGGTGGCATTGGACTTCCTTCATCCGGAGGATGAAATCTATGTAATCCGCACCAATGCTTATGGTGATACATTGTGGACAAGAACCTATGATAAATCAACAAGTGATGTTGCAATGTCAATTCAGCAAACTTCTGATAGTAATTTTATTATTGCAGCTATTACTTACGATACCACATTTTATAAAAACAATACTTATCTAATAAAGATTGATTCACTTGGAGATACGCTTTGGACAAAACAGCATTATAGTTTAGACGCAATAGAAATCTATTCACTTCAACAAACTAAAGACAATGGATTTGTTGGTGTGGGCACAATTTTTAACGGTGTTCCACTTCATGGATATTTGCATCTTTTTAAAGCTAATTCTAATGGAGATCTTGAATGGACAAAGCAATTTGGTTCGCCACCGGGTGCTTTAGGTACATTTGTCAGACAAACAAAAGATGGCGGTTATATTATTTCAGGACAAACTTTTGGAAGCACCGGTGCTAAAGCATACATAATAAAAACTGATAGTACAGGTAATGTGCTTACCGGGCTTAATCATCCTGAAAGAAATAATCCTGTTTGTTTTAGTGTTTATCCAAACCCTTCATCCGGCAATTTTACCTTTCAGTTCAAAGGCATTCCAAAGAAAAGGGCTGAATTGCGCATTTATAATATCATGAACCAATGTGTTTATACCGGCACATTGAGCAGCTATAAAAAGGAAAGTGTTGACCTGCACCATCTGTCCAACGGCATATACATAGCCACACTTTATTATGGTGCAAGAACAGTATCAGAAAAAGTAATAATTCACAAATAA